From Echinicola soli, a single genomic window includes:
- the ppk1 gene encoding polyphosphate kinase 1, with protein sequence MEQHTMETSERDKIDIKIQSSDLISRDLSWIKFNYRVLDQSQKLSRTIFEKLKFLAITASNLDEFFMIRVGSLYNYLDYDKERIDYSGLREDPFKAKLMDDAQGFHFAQHDHFLHEILPKTKESGFELSNVQNLNGDEQEIIKEYFYKAVYPMLTPMVFDGYHTFPILMNKLLIFGVVTINPGDKKDNRKLSFVQIPSNIPRFYEIEREDEMVYIPIEEVIREHIVSLFRNVIIESINLFRIIRNGDFTLEETEDMDSNFLEEVKRKLNERKTGRVVRVEVEEGYSRWMMNLLKDRWNLQNDSVFKIKKESMLDFTCFWQIIGDKRFKDRIPQPPMQVPPLSYPLTGSQDIFQVLKQKDVLLHHPYNSMEPIMDLLHKAAEDPSVMAIKMTIYRLAKNSGITQALLRAVENGKHVSVLFEVKARFDEENNMQEAKRLQKAGCFVIYGVSNFKTHTKLLLIVKKDENKVTRFVHLGSGNYNEDTSKLYTDLGLLTTNEVLANDVSEFFNVITGHSMPSNYKNLITAPQGMRRQLIEFVEHEAENAKRGLPCGIVIKVNSLEDSEIIYALYRASQSGVPVKLIIRGICCLRPGRKGLSENIEVYSIVGDFLEHSRIYHFHNNGDSRTYVGSADMMVRSFEKRLESLFRVQDPFLEKQLMNILAYNLKDNVNAYIMQEDGSYLAKSPEEGESEFNIHKEFYRVTQDIVENVSLV encoded by the coding sequence ATGGAGCAGCATACAATGGAGACGTCTGAGAGAGATAAAATTGATATCAAAATCCAAAGTAGTGATTTGATCAGCAGGGATCTTAGCTGGATCAAATTTAACTACAGGGTGCTCGACCAGTCTCAGAAATTATCGAGGACCATTTTCGAGAAGTTGAAATTTTTGGCGATCACTGCTTCTAATCTTGATGAGTTTTTTATGATTAGGGTAGGGTCACTGTACAACTACTTGGATTATGACAAAGAGCGAATTGATTATTCAGGTTTGAGAGAAGATCCTTTTAAGGCCAAATTAATGGATGATGCCCAAGGGTTTCACTTTGCGCAGCATGATCATTTTCTGCATGAAATATTGCCAAAAACAAAAGAATCGGGATTTGAGCTCAGCAATGTTCAAAATCTCAACGGTGATGAGCAGGAAATCATCAAGGAGTATTTCTACAAGGCGGTTTATCCTATGTTGACACCAATGGTGTTTGACGGATATCATACGTTTCCTATTTTGATGAACAAGCTGTTGATCTTTGGAGTGGTGACCATCAATCCGGGTGATAAAAAAGACAATAGAAAACTCTCTTTCGTACAGATTCCTTCTAACATTCCGCGATTCTACGAGATCGAACGTGAGGACGAAATGGTGTATATTCCCATCGAAGAAGTTATCCGCGAGCACATCGTTTCCTTGTTCAGAAATGTGATTATTGAAAGCATAAACCTCTTTAGAATCATTAGAAACGGGGATTTTACCCTGGAGGAGACAGAGGATATGGATTCCAATTTCCTGGAGGAAGTAAAGCGAAAGCTCAACGAGCGAAAAACTGGACGTGTGGTAAGGGTAGAGGTGGAAGAAGGCTATAGCAGATGGATGATGAACTTACTGAAAGACCGGTGGAATCTCCAAAATGACTCTGTCTTTAAGATCAAAAAAGAGAGCATGCTTGATTTTACTTGTTTTTGGCAGATTATCGGTGACAAGCGCTTTAAAGACCGTATTCCCCAGCCACCAATGCAAGTGCCGCCATTGAGTTATCCGCTTACTGGGAGCCAGGATATATTCCAGGTGCTAAAGCAAAAAGATGTGCTGCTGCATCATCCCTATAACAGCATGGAACCCATCATGGACTTGCTGCACAAGGCTGCTGAAGACCCTAGTGTAATGGCGATCAAGATGACCATTTATAGGCTGGCCAAGAATTCCGGGATCACACAGGCATTGCTTAGGGCAGTAGAAAACGGCAAACACGTGTCGGTACTGTTTGAGGTGAAGGCGCGGTTTGACGAGGAAAATAACATGCAGGAAGCCAAGCGACTGCAGAAGGCAGGTTGTTTCGTGATCTATGGTGTGAGTAATTTTAAAACCCATACCAAGCTGTTGCTTATTGTAAAGAAGGATGAAAACAAGGTAACAAGATTCGTACACCTTGGCTCTGGAAATTACAATGAAGATACCTCGAAACTTTATACGGATTTGGGCTTGTTGACGACCAACGAAGTGCTGGCCAATGATGTGTCTGAGTTTTTTAATGTAATTACAGGTCATTCAATGCCTTCCAATTATAAAAACCTGATTACAGCACCCCAGGGAATGCGGAGGCAGCTGATCGAGTTTGTGGAGCATGAAGCAGAGAATGCCAAAAGGGGACTGCCATGTGGAATTGTCATCAAGGTAAACAGCTTGGAAGACAGTGAGATTATTTATGCACTTTATCGTGCCAGTCAGAGTGGCGTACCTGTCAAGTTGATTATTCGTGGGATTTGCTGCTTGAGACCGGGAAGAAAAGGGTTAAGCGAGAACATTGAGGTTTACTCCATCGTCGGGGATTTCTTGGAGCACAGTAGGATATACCATTTCCATAATAACGGCGATTCCAGGACGTATGTGGGAAGTGCAGATATGATGGTAAGAAGTTTCGAGAAGAGACTGGAGTCACTATTCCGTGTGCAAGATCCATTCCTTGAAAAACAGCTGATGAACATTTTGGCGTATAACCTAAAGGATAATGTCAATGCCTATATTATGCAAGAGGACGGTTCATATCTGGCCAAATCACCAGAAGAAGGTGAGTCTGAGTTTAATATCCATAAGGAGTTTTACCGAGTGACACAGGATATTGTCGAAAATGTATCGTTAGTATAA
- a CDS encoding Ppx/GppA phosphatase family protein has translation MKLAAVDIGSNAIRLQITHVTHHQEQINFKKLEYVRFPLRLGKDVFHTKKISEESREKFIKLMKAYKLLIDLYEVDDYMVCATSAMRESENGRTIAQEVKKDIGLKIQIIDGNREADLINIALWNYIDQKPYLHIDVGGGSTELNIYRNRQKTASRSFKIGSVRSLDHKESPKVWKAMKTFIQENIDKKHAITCIGTGGNINKVFELSKPRKNKRYLDFDKIKEVQAYLASFTFEERINVLNLNPDRADVVIPATTIYLTAMEAAHSRRMIVPDVGLKDGVMNVLYERNKNKV, from the coding sequence TTGAAGTTAGCAGCAGTAGATATTGGGTCTAATGCCATTAGGCTCCAAATCACCCATGTCACCCACCACCAAGAGCAGATTAATTTCAAAAAATTGGAATATGTCCGTTTTCCCCTTCGTCTGGGTAAGGATGTATTTCATACCAAAAAGATTAGCGAGGAAAGTAGGGAGAAATTCATCAAACTGATGAAAGCTTACAAATTGCTCATTGACCTGTATGAAGTGGACGATTACATGGTATGCGCCACATCGGCAATGAGGGAATCAGAAAATGGTCGAACGATCGCCCAAGAAGTAAAGAAAGATATCGGGCTAAAAATCCAAATCATCGATGGTAACAGAGAAGCAGACCTGATCAACATCGCGCTCTGGAACTATATCGACCAAAAACCATATTTACACATCGATGTTGGCGGGGGAAGCACAGAACTAAACATTTATCGAAACCGCCAAAAGACAGCTTCCAGATCATTTAAAATTGGCTCTGTAAGGTCCTTAGACCATAAAGAATCTCCCAAGGTTTGGAAAGCCATGAAGACCTTTATCCAAGAAAACATCGATAAAAAACATGCCATTACCTGTATCGGTACAGGTGGCAATATCAACAAGGTATTTGAACTATCAAAACCGAGGAAAAACAAGCGCTACCTGGATTTCGATAAAATCAAAGAGGTTCAGGCTTACTTGGCTTCTTTTACTTTTGAAGAACGTATAAATGTTCTTAACCTAAATCCTGACCGCGCTGATGTGGTCATCCCCGCGACTACCATTTACCTTACCGCAATGGAGGCCGCCCATTCGAGAAGAATGATCGTTCCTGATGTAGGACTAAAAGATGGTGTCATGAATGTACTCTATGAGCGAAATAAGAATAAAGTATAA